A window of Lodderomyces elongisporus chromosome 8, complete sequence genomic DNA:
CCTGTGCCCTCCCCATCTCCATCCCGATCTTCGTCTCCGGCTCAGCAACAAATACAACCACAGGGTTCGAGTAAGGGAAGTCGGAAAAATTCGGTGCCAAGTACACAGGTTCCTGAATCGTCCAAAGAGAATGTATTAAATGGTAGTATAGAGGAGAAGACCtctgaagaagatgaaaaaggggaaaaagaaaaaaaagaggaaaaaaagaagaaggatgTAAATGACATTATTACTAccactgctgctgctgcgaCCAAAACTTCCAACTCTGAGACTCTGCGTGTTTTGCCACTATATGTTAATATTAGCCGTACTGAGTTTTCAAGTATATTCCCCATGACAGAACAAACCCGTTTTATTGACAATATCACTAGATTGAACAGGTTGGCTGATGGTGTAAATGATACGCAAAAGTTCATATTGAGCACTGGTTTTGTCAATTACGTTGATGCAAATGGTACAAGCAAACTTATCACACCCAACAATGGTGTTGGAGCTGGCTCGCAACCCAATAAAAAACTGTCAGAACAGACAAAGCAAAACTCACAAGATGCAACTGTGAACAACAATTGGGCATCGATCTTACAATCGACTGCGCAGGCAGTTACACAGAAGAAGACCATTAAGAAACCATTGGGATCGGCTGTGCctgcatcatcatcatcatcatcaacaacaacaacaacaacacctttttcttcatcttcttcttcgtcttaTTCCCCTTCGTCgtcatcctcttcttcttcttcatcaacaatcaCCCCAAATTCTAAACAGACAGTACAAACCACATCCGTCCTGCATTCAAGGGTTACTAGTGACGTGagcaatttttcatttgttgAAAGTGAGCTGGCACAACCTTTGGGTGTCTTACTACTCAAAATTATGTTTGATAAAAAATATTCCATCTTCAATAATTTCCCCACTTTTGACGTTAAACCAAAAGGTTTGACCAACACGGGTAACATTTGCTTTATGAACTCCATATTGCAGATATTACTCTACTGCCAGCCGTTCAATAGACTCTTGAAATTAATTGAGACAAAATCCATCAGTGAGTTGGTGAATTCCTCGCTGCCTTTGCTTGATGCAACAATTAAGCTTTTTAATGATTTCAAACCAGTGCACAGTGACAGCAGTAATGGCAGTATCAACAATGGCAAAGCAGCAGTTCCGATCGAGCCTTTTTACCACGCTTTGTCAAAACATAGCAAATTCTCTCATTTGAGATGGGGACAACAAGAAGATGCCGAAGAGTTTTTAGGTTACTACCTTGATGCGCTCAATGAAGAGTTTTTGACAGCTTTGCGCAGGCTAAACACTTCACAAGTAGATACACTTATCCAATCTTATTCTCAAGAGGATAGTCATGAGCTTacaaaattcaaatatAATGTGAAAACTTGTATACGCAGAattaaaaaggaaaacgatggtgaagatgaagatgagtgGAATCAAGTTGGGGCCAAGAAGAATGTAACcaaagttgaagttgaacCAACACCCTTGAATATGATCTTTGGTGGTGAATTCAAATCGATCATTACCATACCAAAAGGCTcgtcttttcaaaaatcaaTTACAATTGACCCCTTCCAGCAATTACAGCTCGATATTTCCCAATCAGATAGTATTGACGATGCGTTTTTGCATCTTAACGAGGTAGAATCTATTTCATACATGAGCAATAACAATTCGGAGTTGCAAGTGAAGAAACAAACGTTTGTTTCAAAGTTACCCGAGGTCCTAATCATACATTTGAAGAGGTTTAGTTATCTGAAGGACCAAGAGGTTGCGATTgagaagttgaaaaaattagtCGCATACAATCACAAATTATCTGTACCTTCCCAGATTCTTTCCGCTGAGGCACAAGCTTCAGTGAGTACGTACCAGTTGTCATCGGTGGTATATCATCATGGTGCTAATGCAGATACCGGTCACTATACTAGTGACATTTACGACTATGAGCTGAAACAATGGTGGAGAATTGACGACACTATAGTCAATTCGATTAAAGCTAACGAAGTTTTGAATTCCGGTAATGATGAAAACAGTAAAAATGCTTACATTTTGGTTTATGAAAAGATTTAATGATTGTATAAATTATAGAGTAATACAAAAGAACTATTATAAAGAACTattataaaataaagaatagtGGATGAAGCCTGTATTTTGATTGAGGGTGAGGATGTAGTCAGTTTGGTTGAAAGTAACAATACTGCTGGTGATTTCGAGTTTCTCCGTgataatttcttttcatgtCAGTTTATATGCAggatttttttcttgctaGATCAGAAGAGGGAGATTGAACGGAACtttgagaaacaaaaaaaaagaagaaaaatgcACTAAGCGaaagacagagagagaaagagagagagagaaacaacaaaagagagaTGAGATTTTCAAGATGCGCTAAATATTATTGACTATACAATCAACCATCTTCCatacttttgaaaaacatAAACCATCACTACGCAATGGCCAAAACAAGATCTAAGGGACCTGTATCACCTGCGGCTAACAAAGTAGTTAAACCTGTTAAAGCAAAGTCTTCAAAGACAAAGGCAAAAAGGATTACTGAGCCAAAAGAAGAGGTAGAAGAGCAGAAATCCGAATCATCTAGTACACCATCTGCAAATCAAATACCTGAGAAGGTTCCTCTTAAAGCTTTGTCTGAGCTTGCAAAATTTATTAaaagagaacaagaagCCAAGGCAGATAAATCTCAAAAAGAAGTGAATGGCGATGGAAAGAAACTGCAATTatttgaagaagacgaCGAGATCCCATCTGATTTGTTCCTCATAGTTGAGTCTAAGAAGTTTTTTAGCTCTAAACCACAATTCAAgccaaaaacaataaagcTTACCAAACCTATCTACAATACAACAGACACAAAAACATGTTTGATTGTTCGTGATGAGTTAGTCAAGAATAACGAGgatattgaaaaactcGAAGGTGAAAACTTGTCAACACTTGAGAATATTATTCCATTCTCTCTGCTCAAAACTGAATTTAAAGCTTACGAAAAGAGACGTGATTTGCATGCGCAATACGATTTGttcattgttgatgatgccGTGCTCAACTCGATGCCAAACTTGTTGGGTAAAGTGTTTTACCAATCTAATAAGGTTCCAGTCCCTGTCCGTGTTACAAATTCATCGAATAACAAGCAGCTTTCACTTCCGACATTGAAAAATCAGTTGGAAAAAGTCTTGTCCAGTACCGTATATGTCCCACCTCAAGGCACAGTAGTGTCTATCAAAGTAGGGCAATTGGATGCCAAGGAATTACACCAAGAGCTTGCCAGAAACATTGAAAACATTGTAGGTGCATTTGACCTCAACACAGTCAAGTCAATCATGTTGAAGACCACAACTTCTCCAGCATTGCCATTGTTCTACACTGATAAATTGTTTGATGAAGAGGATGTTGTTCGTGAAGAAGAGAGCACTAGCGAAGCTGAAGCTGTTAAGAGTGTTGTGCCAAAGAAAGAGCTGGCGTTTGAAGCATCTCTTGCAGAATTGGCTGATTCTGAAACCATTGCTAAAGTACTTGGTAAGAAGttgagagaagaaaaacaagagaagaaaaaagacatAAAAGGTAAGGTTGGTAAATCGAAAAAATAAGGGTTGATCGAGTCAAGTAAAGTATATTGTAATAGCAAGAAATataatacaatacaatacaataaaataaaacaaaataaaataaaacgaaaccaaagaaaatgaagtcAAACACAGCTAGAAAGAAATGGGATTTAATTGAGATGTCCAAGTAGAGATTTATTGCCTTGTAGAAAGAATAATGAGTGGTAACCAAATATCGTTTTCTCTTCCACTTTATCATTTACACATACAACTAcagtaatttttttttttttctttttttagtttttgctgttttcaatttttctttcgttATTTGATCATAAACTATTCACTCAGTTataaaaccaaaataaaatacatTACATAAGTCTTTAAACTTGGACGTTTTCAGGACGCAACTTACGTACTTCCTTACCGACCTTCCAGATTTCCATATTACGGATAGTTTGCAATTCCTCTTCCAATCTGTCTCTGTAGTCAGCTTGTGAGTTAAAGTCAAGAGATCTCTTGGTCTCGGAACCATCCTTAACACTTTGGTACAAGTCTTCAAACACTGGTTTCAAAGCATCCTTGAATCTTGGGTACCAGTCCAAAGCACCTCTTCTAGCAGTGGTTGAGCAAGCATCGTACATGTAGTCCATACCGTATTTACCAATCAATGGGTACAATGATTGGGTAGCTTCTTCAACAGTCTCGTTGAAAGCTTCACTTGGGGTGTGACCATTCTCTCTAAGGACTTCGTATTGAGCCAAGAACATACCGTGGATACCACCCATAAGACAACCTCTTTCACCGTACAAGTCAGAGTAGACTTCTCTTTCAAATGTAGTTTCGTAAACGTAACCTGAACCAACAGCAATGGCCAAAGCAACAGCCTTCTCTTCAGCCTTACCGGAAACGTCCTTCCAAACAGCGTATGATGAGTTGATACCTCTACCTTCCTTGAAAAGACTTCTCACGGTACGTCCACTACCTTTTGGAGCAACCAAAATTGTGTCAACATTGCTTGGTGGTTCAACCTTTGTGAGTTCGTGGAAGACTGGGGAGAAACCGTGACTGAAACAAAGGGTCTTACCTTCCAATCTGTCTTTGATTTGTGGCCATGTAGATGATTGAGCAGCATCTGACAACAAGTTGAGGACGTATGAGGAACGGTCAATAGCTTCGTTGATTGGGAAAAGGTTCTTACCTGGAACCCAACCATCTTCTTGAGCCAATTTCCATGACTCACCACCTTCTCTAACACCCACCAGCACATCTAAACCATTGTCTCTCAAGTTAAGACCTTGACCGTAACCTTGGGAACCGTAACCAATAACGGCGATTGGGCTACCGGAAAAGAATTCCTTCAATTTTTGAGCTGGGTAGTCAGATCTCTCGTGGACAACCTCGTTTGTACCAGCAAAGTTGATTGTACGCACGTATCTAACGGAACCAACAATTGGTTTAGCGGAAGCAAGAGCCTTAGCGTTGAATCTAaacatttttatttgttttatttctaAATGGATGAATAGATAAATGTATTTGTTGGAGTAAtggaagaaggaagaggaaaaaggaaaaaggaaaaagagagaaaagaaagctTGTTGATTTGGTGAAAAATTCAACACGTTTTATAAAGTGGAGAGTGAGAgcgaagaaaagagaaaaaaaaaaactttgtggaaaatttttcaacacaATAAAGGAGGGGAGAGAGGCGGTAGTATAGCTCTCCTATACAGGCCCGGTGCGGCAGCGCGGTTGGACGGAAATGACTCAACGATAAGGGGCCATAAGCAATGTGGTACAAACATTGACAGTTTGCCCTGTAAAGGCGCTGAAACTGAGTTACTAGCTGATGAAATGAGTATGTATTTGCAACAGCCTTATTCCGGTTGGCTATACCGGCctgtttttaattttgagaattttcttttacatGTATTGCTCATACCTTGTGTAaataacaaacaaacaaactgGCAAACTGACAAACTGGCAAACTGACAAACTGGCAAATTGGCAAACTGG
This region includes:
- the CIC1 gene encoding proteasome-interacting protein cic1, which translates into the protein MAKTRSKGPVSPAANKVVKPVKAKSSKTKAKRITEPKEEVEEQKSESSSTPSANQIPEKVPLKALSELAKFIKREQEAKADKSQKEVNGDGKKSQLFEEDDEIPSDLFLIVESKKFFSSKPQFKPKTIKLTKPIYNTTDTKTCLIVRDELVKNNEDIEKLEGENLSTLENIIPFSSLKTEFKAYEKRRDLHAQYDLFIVDDAVLNSMPNLLGKVFYQSNKVPVPVRVTNSSNNKQLSLPTLKNQLEKVLSSTVYVPPQGTVVSIKVGQLDAKELHQELARNIENIVGAFDLNTVKSIMLKTTTSPALPLFYTDKLFDEEDVVREEESTSEAEAVKSVVPKKESAFEASLAELADSETIAKVLGKKLREEKQEKKKDIKGKVGKSKK
- a CDS encoding uncharacterized protein (MEROPS:MER0000866; BUSCO:EOG09260V8Q), yielding MSAHRSSSTSTANTQASSSNSSSSRFRGDAVSFAPSFQPYQAQAQFASPLIPQGSPHYANTHGAPLQYPYQHPQQQTPRQHMAAAAAAVPPQSHYYVPYGTPSYPMMTPHMYHLYMQDMYSPHPSSQPYMIPPAFAPQSHMPQPMPPPMPHQQFSPVQHPQKPAKQNHNNNHNQNHNHNHNHNQNYNQNQNSHHHSQTRLHSHNQQHSNHQFANDNKNTPQRTSTDLPSVVNDNDKNGNSLPVPSPSPSRSSSPAQQQIQPQGSSKGSRKNSVPSTQVPESSKENVLNGSIEEKTSEEDEKGEKEKKEEKKKKDVNDIITTTAAAATKTSNSETSRVLPLYVNISRTEFSSIFPMTEQTRFIDNITRLNRLADGVNDTQKFILSTGFVNYVDANGTSKLITPNNGVGAGSQPNKKSSEQTKQNSQDATVNNNWASILQSTAQAVTQKKTIKKPLGSAVPASSSSSSTTTTTTPFSSSSSSSYSPSSSSSSSSSSTITPNSKQTVQTTSVSHSRVTSDVSNFSFVESESAQPLGVLLLKIMFDKKYSIFNNFPTFDVKPKGLTNTGNICFMNSILQILLYCQPFNRLLKLIETKSISELVNSSSPLLDATIKLFNDFKPVHSDSSNGSINNGKAAVPIEPFYHALSKHSKFSHLRWGQQEDAEEFLGYYLDALNEEFLTALRRLNTSQVDTLIQSYSQEDSHELTKFKYNVKTCIRRIKKENDGEDEDEWNQVGAKKNVTKVEVEPTPLNMIFGGEFKSIITIPKGSSFQKSITIDPFQQLQLDISQSDSIDDAFLHLNEVESISYMSNNNSELQVKKQTFVSKLPEVLIIHLKRFSYSKDQEVAIEKLKKLVAYNHKLSVPSQILSAEAQASVSTYQLSSVVYHHGANADTGHYTSDIYDYESKQWWRIDDTIVNSIKANEVLNSGNDENSKNAYILVYEKI
- the ILV5 gene encoding Bifunctional acetohydroxyacid reductoisomerase (BUSCO:EOG09262N3C), with the translated sequence MFRFNAKALASAKPIVGSVRYVRTINFAGTNEVVHERSDYPAQKLKEFFSGSPIAVIGYGSQGYGQGLNLRDNGLDVSVGVREGGESWKLAQEDGWVPGKNLFPINEAIDRSSYVLNLLSDAAQSSTWPQIKDRLEGKTLCFSHGFSPVFHELTKVEPPSNVDTILVAPKGSGRTVRSLFKEGRGINSSYAVWKDVSGKAEEKAVALAIAVGSGYVYETTFEREVYSDLYGERGCLMGGIHGMFLAQYEVLRENGHTPSEAFNETVEEATQSLYPLIGKYGMDYMYDACSTTARRGALDWYPRFKDALKPVFEDLYQSVKDGSETKRSLDFNSQADYRDRLEEELQTIRNMEIWKVGKEVRKLRPENVQV